A window of Apium graveolens cultivar Ventura chromosome 8, ASM990537v1, whole genome shotgun sequence contains these coding sequences:
- the LOC141679076 gene encoding WUSCHEL-related homeobox 9-like, with the protein MASSNRHWPSQFKSKPQNHQWQQQEHSRTLCDSGGSEERSKDLKPRWNPKPEQIRILEAIFNSGMINPPRDEIRRIRVQLQEYGQVGDANVFYWFQNRKSRSKQKQQQRNTKSNTNVPTTTALRMMPPPSYSSSSSGKSSRKASRNKLAPFSVNIMTDNSLNSPTASVNHHNFHPTPRELLNEPLFFPVLSGGNHASTFTQGLSFPEVAANVVQVTDDHTARNQSNILLSDLIMNDEPMNYKKVEEEKNKSLPQQQLISYGAIPTTMPSNSIFFPPNSFPSIANNVTGKSMVTINDVRFEVPSGPLNVREAFGDDAVLVHSSGQPVVTDKWGLTLHPLQHGASYYLI; encoded by the exons ATGGCCTCATCAAATAGACACTGGCCTAGTCAATTCAAGTCCAAACCTCAAAACCATCAATGGCAACAACAGGAGCATAGCAGAACCTTGTGTGATTCGG GAGGAAGCGAAGAGAGGAGTAAGGACTTGAAGCCGAGATGGAATCCGAAACCGGAGCAAATTCGGATACTAGAAGCAATCTTCAATTCCGGGATGATTAATCCACCAAGAGACGAAATAAGGAGGATTAGGGTTCAATTACAAGAGTATGGACAAGTTGGTGATGCTAATGTTTTCTACTGGTTCCAAAACAGAAAATCAAGAAGCAAACAAAAGCAGCAGCAGCGCAACACCAAATCAAACACTAATGTTCCTACCACCACCGCCCTACGCATGATGCCTCCACCGTCATATTCGTCGTCTTCGTCGGGTAAATCATCACGAAAGGCCTCTCGCAACAAGTTGGCTCCTTTTTCAGTAAACATCATGACTGATAACTCCTTGAATTCTCCAACAGCTTCTGTTAACCACCATAACTTTCATCCTACTCCTAGGGAATTGCTAAATGAGCCTCTCTTTTTTCCGGTCCTCAGCGGGGGAAATCATGCTAGTACTTTTACACAAGGGCTTAGTTTTCCTGAAGTAGCAGCAAATGTGGTTCAGGTGACTGATGATCACACTGCGAGGAATCAGTCTAATATCTTATTATCTGATTTAATAATGAATGATGAACCTATGAATTACAAGAAGGTTGAAGAGGAGAAAAACAAATCATTACCGCAACAACAACTAATAAGTTATGGTGCAATTCCAACAACAATGCCTTCTAACTCAATATTTTTTCCTCCTAATTCATTTCCGTCCATTGCTAATAATGTCACAG GGAAATCAATGGTGACGATAAATGATGTGAGATTTGAAGTTCCATCAGGACCATTGAATGTGAGAGAAGCATTTGGTGATGATGCCGTCCTCGTACACTCATCTGGTCAGCCGGTGGTGACCGATAAGTGGGGTCTTACCCTACATCCTCTCCAGCACGGTGCATCTTATTATCTG ATTTAG